The Symmachiella macrocystis genome includes the window GTACAGTCGTGAATAATCCGATTCTGATCGTGCACCAATCGTTGAATCATATGCGCGAAGATGGCATGCTGCCCCGCGATGCTATTTTAGAGAGCATTCGCACGCGGATCCGGCCGATCTTTATGACGACGCTCACCACCGTGTTGGGCTTGCTGCCGTTGGTGCTGTTTCCCGGAGCGGGAAGCGAACTCTATCGCGGATTGGGAAGCGTGGTATTGGGCGGCTTGATGGTGTCGACCGTCTTTACGTTGGTACTGGTCCCCACGCTGTTCAGTCTCATGCTCGATGCCAGAACACGGTTCGTGCGGTTGTTTGTCGGGGAACGGATTCCAGAGACAATGCCACCGCCCGAACCTCCACAAACACCCGCCCCGCAACGGGAGCTGGTGCACCCAGGCTAAACAGCGGCGTTGGGCGACGTTAATTGCGAAGAATTTCGCTGGCGGACTTGCCAATTCCCGCTGCTACCAAAATCCAACCGCCGATGAGTGTGCCGGCCACCGGCCAAGGTGCGCCCACCACAACGCCAATTATCAATGCCTTTAAGACAGCCTTCCAGAGGGGGTCTTTCGCAAATTGTTTTTGAAAGAACAACGTACCCGCGCCACCCAGCAGGAATCCCAGGACGACGATGATGGGTGTCGCCAATCCACCCGTCAAAGTGTTTGACCCAAACAGCAGCCAGTCCAAGCCGAGGACCCACAGACCGGTCAGCGGCAACAGCAGCCGCCGCGGCTCGTTATCGATTAACCAGCGAAACTGACCACCTGGACGCGATGGCTTCGCTGGTTGTAATTTATCGGCATTTGACTCAGACACGGAGGCAATCCTTCCAGACAGTCTCGCGGAAACCGCTACTTGGAAGCCGCCATTTTGGAAGCAATAAACAGCACCAGTAACGCGCCAATGGTGGACATAATCCATCCCCCTGGATGCATGACAGCCCCGTCACCCCCGCCGAAGATTAGCGTGGAGATAAACCCACCGGCAAATGACCCCACCACGCCGAGGAGGATCGTCATGATCAGCCCCATACTCTGCGTACCCGGCATCAAAAAGCGAGCGATGGCGCCAATAATTAGCCCAAACACACACCAACTGATGATTCCAATAATCATGGCAGACTCCGATTTGTTCGATGTGATCTAAAAGAAATTGCCACGACAGCGACCTGCTGTGGCATGGAAAGGCAACTCGCTGAAAGTATTCATGACGGGACAGTAGGGATAACGCTATACGGTGACGTACTCAACGTCAAGCTTTGCCCCTCAACTGAGGTTCGCTATATCTAAAGTGAGTGAATTCGTGCGACATAGGTGACGATCACCTGTTGATACGCCACGACGAGCAGAGGGCAGTCACTCACAAATTGTGTTTGGCGGATAACAAGTAAGTTTTGGCAGGTAATGAGTGATCATTCAGTGACACAGCTGCACTTCGAATTTGCAGGTGTCGAATTGGCAGGCGTCCGTGATGGGACATCAAAGCCCCCTTCTCTGCCCCGCAACCCAACCCGCTTGCTCCACCAGTCTCACGAGAAATCACAACTGACTATACGGGATCGAAAACGTGTCCCCATCGTTTACGTTGCCCCCTTTGAGGCCGCGCACAAACCAGCGGGCGCGTTGTTCGGACGTGCCGTGTGTGAACGATTCGGGTACGACGTAGCCGCGTGACTGTTTCTGCAAACGGTCATCGCCGATTGCAGTTGCTGCACGCAGGGCTTCTTCAACATCGCCCTCTTCTAAAATCCGCCAGTTCTGTTGCGCATGATGCGCCCAGACACCGGCGTAAAAATCGGCCTGCAATTCGAGTCGCACCGACAATTGGTTTGCTTCCTCTTTGCTGACTTGGCGTTGCCGGTTGTGCACTCGTTCGTTGGTGCCCAATATTTTCTGCACATGATGACCGACTTCATGGGCGACGACGTACGCTTGTGCGAAATCACCCGGTGCGCCCAACTGGCTTTTCATGTCATCGAAGAAACTCAAATCGATGTACACTTGCTCGTCGAGCGGACAATAAAACGGTCCGGTGGCCGCATTTTGGAAGCCGCAGGCTGAACGGACCGAATCGCGAAACAAAATGAGTTTGGGATCCCGGTATTGATTCCCGTTTTCTCGCAACAATTCGCTCCATACTTCCTCAGTGTCGGCCAACACCACTGAGACCATTTGCGCCAATTCGTCTTGAGCCGGATCGATGCGACCCGGGGCGCCTTGTTGCGCCGGCTGATTTTGTTGCATCTGTTGCAATAATGGAGCCGGATCGCCCCCCATCACGATCACAATAATCACGATGACGATGCCAATGATCCCGCCACCGGCGACCGCCGGACCTCGGACTGACCGCCGGTCCTCGACATTGTCACTTCCCCGTCTACCTTTCCAACGCATCGAATCGCACCCTCTTACCAATCTGGAACTTGGATGTTTGAACAAGGCAACAAGCTGCCCGACTTCGGACCGGCTAGATTTTCACCAAGATGAACGGCCACTCAGAAAACGGCTAATCCTTTGTTGCGTCCGCGAGTGGCTGGCCATCCCTGGCGACGTTCTCATGATACACATGCACATCGCGTTGTGGAAATGGAATGGAGATGCCGTTGCGGTCGAATTCCTCTTTGACTTGCCGTGTCACGTCCCAAAATACGGTCCAATAGTCGCCCGCTTTGGTCCAAGGCCGGCAAATGAAATTGACCGACGAATCCCCCAGCTCGTTGAGCTGAATGACGGCCGGTGGATCCTGAAGGACCAATTCGTGGTTGTTGACAATCGACTCCAAAATCCCTCGGGACTTCTCCACATCGTCGTCATAGCCAATTCCAAACATCATATCCACGCGACGCGTGTCGCTGGCCGTTGCATTGGTAATTGTGTCCGTCGCGATTTTGTTGTTGGGGACAATCATCACCTTGTTGTCGAACGTGCGGATTTTTGTAGATATCAGATTCATCGAATCGACGATGCCGGTTATCCCTGCCGCTTCGATCACATCACCCACATCAAAGGGACGATAGCCCAGAATAATCAACCCGCTGGCGAAATTACTCAACGTCCCCTGTAGCGCCAGACCAATCACAAATGCCGCACCGCCGATAGCAGCCAGCAACGGCGAAATGTTGATTTCCAACGCCGAGGCGGCGATCACTAAGCCGATCAACATCACGACTTGCTTGACAAAGCTTCCCAGAAATTTTTTCAACAACTCCGACGAACCCTTAGAACGCGACGATGCCCGCACCACCAGATTGCTAACAATGCT containing:
- a CDS encoding GlsB/YeaQ/YmgE family stress response membrane protein, whose translation is MIIGIISWCVFGLIIGAIARFLMPGTQSMGLIMTILLGVVGSFAGGFISTLIFGGGDGAVMHPGGWIMSTIGALLVLFIASKMAASK
- the ypfJ gene encoding KPN_02809 family neutral zinc metallopeptidase, translated to MRWKGRRGSDNVEDRRSVRGPAVAGGGIIGIVIVIIVIVMGGDPAPLLQQMQQNQPAQQGAPGRIDPAQDELAQMVSVVLADTEEVWSELLRENGNQYRDPKLILFRDSVRSACGFQNAATGPFYCPLDEQVYIDLSFFDDMKSQLGAPGDFAQAYVVAHEVGHHVQKILGTNERVHNRQRQVSKEEANQLSVRLELQADFYAGVWAHHAQQNWRILEEGDVEEALRAATAIGDDRLQKQSRGYVVPESFTHGTSEQRARWFVRGLKGGNVNDGDTFSIPYSQL
- a CDS encoding mechanosensitive ion channel family protein translates to MKFCQRMFCGAVAVAIALVPPWMPSRLQAAEEAVAPPKPTTVTDADITVDQLQLLVKPLTREELAVEAAGWRDLLKEKVEESSNLQVGAKRQTQASEVGSEGEPGDAGDDVGGKDLKAELVEKLPALQEERTHLIDRLNAVLDAWELKGGDVEEYRQYVSAVGGLEIDVTDASTTWAALQGWAMSEQGGQRWFWNILKFVLILGVFYILASIVSNLVVRASSRSKGSSELLKKFLGSFVKQVVMLIGLVIAASALEINISPLLAAIGGAAFVIGLALQGTLSNFASGLIILGYRPFDVGDVIEAAGITGIVDSMNLISTKIRTFDNKVMIVPNNKIATDTITNATASDTRRVDMMFGIGYDDDVEKSRGILESIVNNHELVLQDPPAVIQLNELGDSSVNFICRPWTKAGDYWTVFWDVTRQVKEEFDRNGISIPFPQRDVHVYHENVARDGQPLADATKD